Proteins encoded together in one Mycobacterium sp. MS1601 window:
- a CDS encoding glycoside hydrolase family 13 protein — protein MADAAWWKTAVVYQVYIRSFADGNGDGIGDISGLTSRLPYLAALGVDAVWINPWYPSPMADAGYDVADFRDIEPSYGTLEQADTFIAAAHDVGIRVILDIVPNHTSDQHPWFLAALRDEPGARQRYLFRPGRGTSGELPPNDWQSIFGGPAWTRVDDGTWYLHLFAPAQPDLNWEHPQVRSEFESVLAFWFDKGVDGFRIDVAHGLVKEDGLPDRGAPTVGAQHNASHPAWDQDGVHEIYRGWRSVANRYAPERVFIAEAWVPSNERLARYLRPDELHTAFQFDFLRAPWQASSLRTVIDDAMAGAASVGAPPTWVLSNHDVPRTVTRYSRSQPEALVESEWERSRWAEEEADHDLGRRRARACALLQFALPGTAYVYQGEELGLEEVEDLPSDVRQDPTWVQSDFTDVGRDGCRVPLPWTDGTAPYGFSPPGSTSTPWLPQPPHWGELSVQAQEGDAGSVLHLYRAALAARDELWGSDAELHWLDTADDVLAFGRGASQCWVNTGPVEVPLPAGASVVVASVPGVADMLPSDAAVWLRA, from the coding sequence GTGGCGGACGCGGCATGGTGGAAAACGGCGGTCGTCTACCAGGTCTACATCCGCAGTTTTGCCGACGGTAACGGCGACGGAATAGGTGACATCTCCGGTCTGACGTCACGGCTGCCGTACCTCGCCGCACTCGGTGTCGACGCGGTGTGGATCAATCCGTGGTATCCGTCGCCGATGGCAGACGCCGGCTACGACGTGGCCGACTTCCGCGACATCGAACCGTCCTACGGCACCCTGGAGCAGGCCGACACCTTCATCGCCGCAGCGCATGACGTGGGCATCCGGGTGATCCTGGACATCGTCCCCAACCACACCTCCGATCAACATCCGTGGTTCCTGGCTGCCCTGCGCGACGAACCCGGAGCCCGGCAGCGTTATCTGTTCCGCCCGGGACGGGGAACCAGCGGCGAACTACCGCCCAATGACTGGCAGTCGATCTTCGGCGGGCCGGCGTGGACACGAGTGGACGACGGCACCTGGTACTTGCATCTGTTCGCACCCGCGCAGCCCGATCTGAATTGGGAGCATCCGCAGGTGCGTTCGGAGTTCGAGAGTGTGCTTGCCTTCTGGTTCGACAAGGGCGTCGACGGTTTCCGTATCGACGTGGCTCACGGCCTGGTCAAAGAGGACGGCCTGCCCGACCGGGGCGCGCCCACCGTCGGAGCCCAGCACAACGCGTCGCACCCGGCGTGGGACCAAGACGGTGTGCACGAGATCTACCGTGGCTGGCGGTCGGTCGCCAATCGTTATGCGCCGGAACGGGTTTTCATCGCCGAGGCCTGGGTGCCCAGTAACGAGCGGCTGGCGCGGTATCTGCGCCCCGACGAGCTGCACACGGCATTCCAGTTCGACTTCCTGCGTGCCCCGTGGCAGGCGAGCAGCCTGCGGACGGTGATCGACGACGCCATGGCGGGCGCGGCATCGGTGGGAGCACCGCCCACCTGGGTGCTGTCCAACCACGACGTGCCGCGCACGGTGACGCGGTACTCCCGGTCACAGCCCGAGGCCCTGGTCGAGAGCGAATGGGAGCGCTCGCGATGGGCGGAGGAGGAAGCAGACCACGACCTGGGACGACGCCGCGCCAGGGCCTGCGCGCTGCTGCAGTTCGCACTGCCCGGCACGGCGTACGTGTACCAGGGTGAGGAACTGGGTCTCGAAGAGGTCGAGGACCTGCCCTCCGATGTCCGTCAGGATCCCACCTGGGTGCAATCCGATTTCACCGATGTCGGGCGCGACGGTTGTCGGGTTCCGCTTCCGTGGACCGACGGCACTGCGCCGTATGGATTTTCACCCCCGGGGTCCACCTCGACTCCCTGGCTGCCGCAGCCGCCGCACTGGGGTGAACTCTCGGTGCAGGCCCAAGAAGGTGATGCTGGGTCTGTCCTGCACCTGTACCGCGCCGCACTCGCGGCGCGAGACGAGTTGTGGGGTTCCGACGCCGAGCTGCACTGGCTGGACACCGCCGACGATGTGCTGGCTTTTGGCAGGGGGGCATCGCAGTGCTGGGTCAACACCGGGCCGGTGGAGGTGCCGCTGCCCGCGGGGGCGTCGGTGGTGGTGGCATCGGTGCCGGGCGTGGCCGACATGCTGCCGTCCGATGCCGCGGTGTGGCTGCGGGCCTGA
- a CDS encoding pyridoxamine 5'-phosphate oxidase family protein produces the protein MSQPSTRISRLSEKQSASRADLHALLDATPLATIALVRDGHPVVFPTGFARIDSYFVIHGSTGSPWMRAVAGGAAVAVSVTTLDGVVVARSGFESSFHYRSAVLYGVFELVGPEDKEAYLEALTDTFIPGRVAELRSSNRRELAATLTLRMPIGEDNWSLKISDGWPEDPESDVAIGAWAGVVPLTTVYGTPQRAPDCPEGTPVPDSVLRMTGELANRRHVE, from the coding sequence GTGTCGCAGCCCTCGACCCGGATCTCGCGTCTCAGCGAGAAGCAGAGCGCCTCGCGCGCTGATCTCCACGCACTCCTCGATGCCACGCCGCTGGCCACCATCGCCTTGGTGCGTGATGGCCATCCGGTCGTGTTTCCCACCGGATTCGCCCGCATCGACAGCTACTTCGTCATCCACGGCTCCACCGGATCACCCTGGATGCGTGCGGTGGCCGGCGGAGCCGCCGTCGCGGTGTCGGTGACCACACTCGATGGAGTGGTGGTGGCGCGCAGCGGTTTCGAATCGTCGTTCCACTACCGCAGCGCGGTGCTGTACGGAGTCTTCGAACTCGTCGGGCCGGAGGACAAAGAGGCGTATCTGGAGGCACTGACCGACACCTTCATCCCGGGTCGGGTGGCGGAGCTGCGATCCAGCAACCGCAGGGAACTGGCCGCCACCCTGACGCTGCGGATGCCCATCGGTGAGGACAACTGGTCGTTGAAGATCAGCGACGGCTGGCCCGAGGACCCTGAATCCGATGTCGCCATCGGGGCGTGGGCCGGGGTGGTGCCGTTGACCACCGTGTACGGCACACCGCAACGTGCACCCGATTGCCCCGAGGGCACCCCGGTACCAGATTCGGTACTGCGCATGACGGGGGAACTGGCGAACCGGCGCCATGTCGAATGA
- a CDS encoding CoA transferase: MITNPIQVSIFNAVADALPFGLDKSKVDVVEATAYSPSPIAIHDYAVGIMAAYGGVVEHLGTQRGLPDQTMSLNRRHCGLALNSGQMHFLNGYGTLMDTWPIGPDNGTYRTADDRYATMIGLHPHLRDKLLGFLDCANSAAAIGRSVQKRSSSELEEGAAAAGLALGIVRSPDEWLDHPQGAATAQRPMVELRSRGSGGTRRLREAFRRPLDGVRVVELTHLIAGPTIGKLLSEQGADVIKVQPPMGDWVLPLWLDVSWGKRNIALDIKSKSGMARLAALLADADVLVSSQRPEALARLGLDLDGLSRVNPDLIFTQVSCYIPDSPWAARRGFEQIAQSVTGVMHAHSEDLPAPTVVSVLLNDYLTGYLGAIGTIAALSAREQAGGFWTVVASLTKCAATSLSTLRPADSEPYAPASTQDLIDFAIDQASPSGVFTRLAPTVAFSHTPSYVRRATNWPGTSPDTVDWEADDAESDVPHVPSVLARNGAIRNLVPCYGIEDRGDGGGGLSLASPLLMKLVQESRQF, translated from the coding sequence ATGATCACCAATCCGATACAGGTGTCGATCTTCAACGCTGTCGCCGATGCCCTGCCGTTCGGGCTCGACAAGTCCAAGGTCGACGTCGTCGAAGCCACCGCCTATTCGCCGAGCCCGATAGCGATCCACGACTACGCCGTGGGGATCATGGCCGCCTACGGCGGCGTCGTCGAGCATCTCGGTACCCAGCGCGGCCTACCCGACCAAACGATGTCCCTGAACCGGCGGCACTGCGGGCTGGCCTTGAACTCCGGGCAGATGCACTTCCTCAACGGCTACGGCACGCTGATGGACACGTGGCCCATCGGCCCGGACAACGGCACCTACCGCACTGCCGACGACAGATACGCCACCATGATCGGCCTGCACCCACATTTGCGCGACAAGCTGCTCGGATTCCTGGACTGCGCCAACTCCGCCGCGGCCATCGGCCGGTCTGTCCAGAAGCGGTCATCGTCGGAGCTCGAGGAGGGCGCCGCAGCTGCCGGTCTGGCATTGGGGATCGTGCGGTCTCCCGACGAGTGGCTGGACCACCCCCAGGGCGCCGCAACTGCCCAGCGTCCCATGGTCGAGCTGAGGTCCCGGGGATCGGGCGGCACACGCCGGCTCCGCGAAGCTTTCCGCCGCCCCCTCGACGGAGTGCGGGTGGTGGAGCTGACCCATCTAATTGCGGGCCCGACGATAGGCAAGCTACTGTCCGAACAGGGCGCCGACGTAATCAAAGTACAACCACCCATGGGTGATTGGGTTCTTCCGCTGTGGCTCGACGTCAGCTGGGGCAAGCGCAACATCGCACTCGACATCAAGAGCAAGTCTGGGATGGCGCGCCTGGCCGCCCTGCTCGCCGACGCCGACGTGCTGGTGTCGAGCCAGCGGCCCGAGGCATTGGCCCGACTCGGCCTCGACTTGGACGGCTTGAGTCGCGTCAACCCGGACCTGATCTTCACGCAGGTGTCTTGCTACATCCCAGATTCACCATGGGCAGCCCGACGCGGGTTCGAACAGATAGCCCAGTCAGTCACCGGCGTCATGCACGCCCACTCTGAAGATCTGCCTGCGCCCACGGTGGTGTCGGTTCTGCTGAACGACTACCTGACCGGGTATCTCGGCGCAATCGGAACCATCGCAGCGCTGTCGGCACGCGAACAAGCTGGCGGCTTCTGGACCGTAGTTGCCTCGCTCACGAAATGCGCGGCAACTTCATTGTCGACACTGCGGCCGGCTGACTCCGAGCCGTATGCCCCTGCGAGCACACAGGACCTCATTGACTTCGCGATCGATCAGGCCTCGCCTTCCGGCGTCTTCACCAGGCTGGCACCCACGGTGGCGTTCAGCCACACGCCGTCCTATGTGAGGCGGGCGACGAACTGGCCGGGAACCTCGCCGGACACGGTCGACTGGGAAGCCGACGATGCCGAATCTGACGTTCCTCATGTCCCCTCGGTGCTTGCGCGCAACGGCGCCATCCGCAATCTGGTGCCGTGCTACGGCATTGAGGACCGCGGCGACGGCGGTGGCGGTCTGAGCCTTGCCTCTCCCCTGCTGATGAAGCTCGTGCAGGAGTCGCGGCAATTCTGA
- a CDS encoding PucR family transcriptional regulator: MVTAIRAQVEFYRVTSVITDERLLADTTTNLRFVFAALEQAQVFDTTPAVTTGNARASAGVPLPSVMHAFRVASHEMWNVLIELSQNSPEISAETLLRATELFWQAQDRYTDTMVGAYRNQSMQQVLDDEAERAALAEALLEGRLSRDHSLWEVAQLLRIPADGPYIVVAASVPMIGRQALPGVASMLRSIDVFSAWRLLPDVQIGIARVPTDDIHDATIGLLERISTSRVGVSPRFDDLADTAQALRFAHSARAARRRGENKVALFENSVLGVAAISAPEVATKLATVVLGGFDDLPPMEREVLFDTFRVWAEVGGSVQEAAARLVCHPNTVRYRLKRIEERAARSLSVPRDLAELCLAFEIVDRGH; encoded by the coding sequence GTGGTCACTGCCATTCGCGCGCAGGTCGAGTTCTACCGCGTCACCTCTGTGATAACTGACGAGAGGTTGCTTGCGGATACCACTACGAACCTGCGGTTCGTCTTTGCCGCATTGGAACAGGCGCAGGTTTTCGACACGACGCCAGCGGTCACCACGGGTAACGCCCGTGCTTCTGCGGGAGTACCACTGCCGTCGGTCATGCATGCCTTCCGGGTGGCTTCGCACGAGATGTGGAATGTGTTGATCGAACTGTCGCAGAACTCCCCGGAGATCAGCGCGGAGACGTTGTTGCGCGCCACGGAACTGTTCTGGCAAGCCCAGGATCGCTACACCGACACGATGGTCGGTGCGTACCGGAATCAGTCGATGCAGCAGGTGCTCGACGACGAAGCAGAGCGTGCCGCGTTAGCCGAAGCGCTGCTGGAAGGCCGGCTGTCCAGAGACCACTCTCTGTGGGAGGTGGCGCAGCTGCTGCGTATCCCCGCTGACGGCCCCTATATCGTGGTGGCCGCGTCAGTGCCGATGATCGGCAGACAGGCACTCCCGGGCGTGGCGTCGATGCTGCGAAGCATCGACGTGTTCTCCGCGTGGCGCCTGCTGCCCGATGTCCAGATCGGCATCGCCAGAGTGCCCACCGACGACATCCATGACGCGACGATCGGTCTCCTGGAACGTATCTCGACGTCGCGAGTAGGTGTGAGTCCCCGATTTGACGATCTCGCTGATACCGCTCAGGCGCTGAGGTTTGCGCACTCGGCACGTGCTGCCCGACGGCGTGGCGAGAATAAGGTGGCGCTCTTCGAGAACAGCGTGCTCGGTGTGGCGGCCATCAGCGCGCCCGAGGTTGCGACAAAACTGGCCACAGTGGTGCTCGGCGGATTCGATGATCTTCCGCCGATGGAACGCGAGGTGTTGTTCGATACTTTCCGGGTCTGGGCCGAGGTTGGTGGCTCGGTGCAGGAAGCCGCCGCGCGACTGGTGTGCCACCCCAACACCGTGCGATATCGGCTCAAGCGCATCGAAGAGCGTGCGGCGCGCTCGCTCTCGGTACCGAGGGATCTTGCCGAACTGTGTTTGGCTTTCGAGATCGTCGACCGCGGTCACTGA
- a CDS encoding HdeD family acid-resistance protein encodes METKSDGSQQLWKILLLYGLCAAVLGTLILVWPDASVFAAAILFGAYLAVGGVAQIVLAFALPLASTTGRVLMFVSGVCSVVLAVLCFRSIADSVLLLAIWIGVGMIFRGVAQAVSGVTDPELPGRGWIIVSGVLSLAAGFVLLAYPFSSLDVLTLVSGWWLLILGMAEIVSAVRSRRAVGPLPTAAGLMS; translated from the coding sequence GTGGAGACGAAATCAGATGGCTCGCAGCAATTGTGGAAGATCCTGCTGCTTTACGGCCTCTGCGCCGCTGTTCTTGGCACGTTGATTCTCGTGTGGCCTGATGCCAGTGTGTTTGCGGCGGCCATCTTGTTCGGAGCCTACCTCGCAGTCGGTGGAGTGGCGCAGATTGTTCTTGCGTTCGCGTTACCGCTCGCCTCGACAACGGGTCGAGTACTGATGTTCGTCAGTGGTGTTTGCTCAGTCGTGCTGGCAGTTCTGTGCTTCCGCAGTATCGCGGATTCGGTTCTTCTGCTGGCGATTTGGATCGGTGTCGGGATGATCTTTCGAGGCGTGGCGCAGGCAGTGTCCGGAGTAACGGATCCGGAACTTCCTGGTCGCGGGTGGATCATCGTCAGTGGTGTACTGAGTTTGGCGGCTGGGTTCGTTCTACTGGCCTATCCGTTTTCGTCACTGGACGTGCTTACGCTGGTGTCAGGCTGGTGGCTGCTCATCCTCGGGATGGCTGAAATCGTGTCCGCGGTTCGAAGCCGGCGCGCCGTCGGTCCCCTGCCCACTGCCGCCGGATTGATGTCATGA
- a CDS encoding alpha/beta hydrolase — protein sequence MTTIDLTQMELREVADANASGRTPVVFVHGLWLLDSSWDRWATYFHTAGYAPVTPGWPDDPETIEAARQDPSVFAGKGIGDVAAYQAAVIDRLDRKPAVVGHSFGGLLAQILAGRGLSSATVAIDPAPTRGVLPLPATALKAAAPVLLNPANRHRAVALTFEQFRFGFANAVSEEEAHQLYQQYHVPGSGIPVFEAALANLDPRSEAKADATNPDRGPMLIVSGEQDHQVPWAIAKATYKRQAKNPGVTEIVEIPGRGHSLTIDHGWESVAEVAVEFISRFVG from the coding sequence ATGACCACGATCGACTTGACGCAAATGGAGCTCCGCGAGGTTGCCGATGCCAACGCGTCGGGCCGCACGCCGGTGGTGTTCGTTCACGGCCTGTGGCTGTTGGACTCGAGTTGGGACCGATGGGCGACCTACTTTCACACTGCGGGTTACGCACCCGTCACGCCGGGCTGGCCCGACGACCCGGAAACCATCGAGGCAGCCCGACAGGACCCATCGGTGTTCGCAGGAAAGGGTATCGGCGATGTCGCCGCCTACCAGGCAGCTGTGATCGACCGCCTTGACCGCAAACCCGCGGTGGTCGGTCATTCCTTCGGGGGGCTGTTGGCGCAGATCCTGGCGGGTCGCGGACTCAGTTCTGCGACCGTCGCCATCGATCCCGCGCCCACCCGCGGTGTGCTGCCACTGCCTGCAACGGCCTTGAAAGCGGCGGCGCCAGTGTTGCTCAATCCGGCCAACCGGCATCGCGCGGTGGCACTGACCTTCGAACAGTTCCGTTTCGGCTTCGCCAATGCCGTGTCCGAGGAAGAGGCCCACCAGCTTTACCAGCAGTACCACGTACCAGGTTCCGGTATCCCGGTCTTTGAGGCCGCCTTGGCCAACCTTGATCCGCGCAGTGAGGCCAAGGCCGATGCGACCAACCCCGATCGTGGGCCCATGCTCATCGTTTCCGGTGAGCAGGATCATCAAGTGCCCTGGGCGATCGCCAAGGCCACCTACAAGCGGCAGGCGAAGAATCCCGGCGTCACCGAGATCGTCGAAATCCCTGGCAGAGGCCACTCGCTGACTATCGACCACGGGTGGGAATCGGTTGCCGAGGTGGCCGTCGAGTTCATCTCCCGGTTCGTTGGTTGA
- a CDS encoding ArsR/SmtB family transcription factor translates to MQTVAHTEALARFGHALSDSTRARILLSLNREPGYPAELAEQLGVSRQILSNHLACLRGCGLVVSVPEGRRARYELADSRIGHALEDLMGLVLAVDPHCECPGSGGAPCGCGCA, encoded by the coding sequence ATGCAAACCGTGGCCCACACCGAGGCGCTCGCCCGCTTCGGGCACGCGCTGTCGGATTCCACCAGAGCACGGATCCTGCTGAGCCTCAATCGTGAACCCGGCTATCCCGCCGAGTTGGCCGAACAGCTCGGCGTCTCGCGGCAGATCCTGTCGAACCACCTGGCATGCCTGCGTGGTTGTGGCCTGGTGGTGTCGGTGCCCGAAGGTCGGCGGGCCCGATACGAACTGGCCGACTCGCGCATCGGACATGCCCTCGAGGATCTGATGGGACTGGTTCTCGCCGTGGATCCCCACTGCGAGTGCCCAGGTAGCGGCGGGGCCCCCTGCGGATGTGGCTGCGCGTGA
- a CDS encoding cation transporter, which translates to MWLRVTLTDDRRQLLSRRIRWFVAATITYNVVEAAVALAEGARVSSTALIGFGLDSVIEVASAAAVAWQFAGGDPQARERTALRVIALSFFGLAAFVTVDAVRALAGVGEAQHSTIGIVLTAVSLAIMPVLSYAQRRAGRELGSVSAVADSKQTLLCTYLSAVVLAGLVLNGALGWFWADPVAGLVIAAVAVREGREAWRGRACGCC; encoded by the coding sequence ATGTGGCTGCGCGTGACTCTCACCGACGACCGGCGGCAACTGCTTTCCCGCCGGATCCGGTGGTTCGTGGCGGCCACCATCACCTACAACGTCGTCGAAGCCGCCGTGGCTCTTGCCGAGGGTGCGCGCGTGTCCTCCACCGCCCTGATCGGCTTCGGTCTGGATTCCGTGATCGAGGTGGCCTCGGCGGCGGCGGTGGCCTGGCAGTTCGCCGGAGGTGACCCACAGGCGCGGGAACGCACCGCCTTGCGCGTCATTGCCCTGTCGTTCTTCGGGCTGGCGGCATTCGTCACCGTCGACGCCGTACGAGCGCTGGCGGGAGTGGGGGAGGCGCAGCATTCCACCATCGGAATCGTCCTGACCGCAGTCAGTCTCGCCATCATGCCGGTGCTGTCGTACGCGCAACGGCGGGCGGGCCGAGAACTCGGGTCGGTCTCCGCGGTGGCCGATTCCAAACAGACGTTGCTGTGCACCTATCTCTCGGCGGTGGTGCTCGCAGGCTTGGTGCTCAACGGCGCCCTCGGCTGGTTCTGGGCCGACCCGGTGGCGGGCCTGGTGATCGCCGCAGTGGCCGTTCGCGAAGGCCGAGAAGCGTGGCGGGGCAGGGCCTGCGGTTGCTGCTGA
- a CDS encoding PQQ-dependent sugar dehydrogenase, giving the protein MTISALGGHADPGAPAPGRYARYVGRVGILAVALGVFGAVASPGAGWAEAETSTADASSTSSSDTGSPDSGASSDTTSDDAADTDTTDSDDAGKDEAEDDDTLDEGATEEESVEEEPAEEDGPDDEASEDDSDEVAEDDAEVGQEPAESTEPVEESASDPTEEPVEEQAATEAEPVSEDVEAQQDAPVAEITPFHATTAQRATTNLLEDWGKQIGTALGLPTPAQVQERINAAVVQCLCSAITGIQQFFSNQMSSGTTDSPANPLQNTVLWTALAWARRQIDFAVAAFNRSPIGQTITMINNRVNDWLDTEVYNSPWGREISATVGAFLQSCADSTALPEEFDRTVVVSGLNEPTDFDFIMDPDDPDHIHAVVIAEKSGAIKVYDMHTGVVTTVLKLNVVTAGGERGLIGIEVDPNFWAEGEAGYRTVYAAYTGADNYDRLSSFVMSPSLTELGSETLLVKSTEQANDFHHGGELEFDPTGQYLYWAVGNNTRPSENSQDLTNIHGKILRLNRDGSAAAGNPFITDSNEITQRIYAYGLRNPFRFGFDPDTGALLAGDVGEGSWEELNLIVAGANYGWPAAEGPCDNCGYVNPLYAYPHAQPTNSGSITSVLVLDDDSTPAGQRKVLIADYSLGWIRELTFDDEYSSLISERTFDSAAGAAVKLTQAPNGDIYQLNIYPGVLSVIAPSGGNRSPVAVIEASTTSGAGNQLQVDFSAGQSSDPDGDPLTYRWDFGNGQTSTVADPTVVFTNSGTYTAYTVTLTVSDGEKQNVTTQRIVVGSTPPAADFEVTSPGGYNYNAGDTVTFRAEADDVQDGTLPASAYTWTVEFHHADHKHPFLADITGPDLSFRVPTDYDQLANTYYKVILTVTDSSGLTTTTVKDVRPNLVTLTFGANDPEARYTIDGIPHTGTYSEQSVVGVTRTLGAISPQTIGGQQMVFGSWSDGGAATHTVVVPGSDTSYTVNYVSSAL; this is encoded by the coding sequence ATGACCATCTCAGCTCTCGGCGGGCATGCCGATCCTGGTGCACCCGCTCCGGGCCGGTACGCCAGGTACGTCGGCCGGGTCGGTATCCTCGCCGTCGCGTTGGGCGTGTTCGGGGCGGTGGCCTCACCGGGCGCGGGGTGGGCCGAAGCAGAAACCTCCACCGCGGATGCGTCCAGCACATCGTCGTCGGATACCGGGTCACCCGACTCCGGCGCCTCCTCGGACACCACCTCCGACGATGCTGCCGACACCGACACCACCGACAGCGACGACGCCGGCAAGGACGAAGCCGAAGACGACGACACCCTCGACGAGGGAGCCACTGAAGAGGAATCCGTTGAGGAAGAACCCGCTGAAGAAGACGGCCCGGACGATGAAGCCTCCGAAGACGACAGCGACGAGGTAGCCGAAGACGACGCCGAAGTCGGCCAAGAGCCCGCGGAGTCCACCGAGCCCGTCGAGGAGTCAGCGTCGGATCCCACCGAGGAGCCCGTCGAGGAGCAGGCTGCCACGGAGGCGGAGCCGGTCAGCGAGGACGTCGAGGCACAGCAGGACGCACCCGTCGCCGAGATCACCCCATTCCACGCCACCACAGCGCAGCGGGCCACGACCAACCTGCTTGAGGATTGGGGCAAGCAGATCGGCACCGCGCTCGGTCTGCCCACCCCTGCACAAGTGCAGGAGCGGATCAATGCCGCGGTGGTGCAGTGCCTGTGCAGCGCCATCACGGGCATCCAGCAGTTCTTCAGCAACCAGATGTCTTCCGGTACAACAGATTCGCCGGCCAATCCCCTGCAGAACACCGTGCTGTGGACGGCCTTGGCGTGGGCCCGGCGCCAGATCGACTTCGCGGTCGCTGCGTTCAACCGCTCCCCCATCGGTCAGACGATCACCATGATCAACAACCGGGTGAACGACTGGCTCGACACCGAGGTGTACAACTCGCCGTGGGGCCGCGAGATCTCGGCGACCGTCGGCGCGTTCCTGCAGTCCTGCGCCGATTCCACCGCGCTCCCGGAGGAATTCGACCGGACCGTGGTGGTGTCCGGCTTGAACGAGCCGACGGATTTCGACTTCATCATGGATCCCGACGACCCGGACCACATCCACGCCGTCGTGATCGCCGAAAAGTCCGGAGCCATCAAGGTTTACGACATGCACACCGGCGTGGTCACCACTGTGCTCAAGCTCAACGTGGTCACCGCGGGCGGCGAACGCGGACTGATCGGCATCGAGGTGGATCCGAACTTCTGGGCCGAGGGTGAGGCGGGCTACCGCACCGTGTACGCCGCCTACACCGGGGCGGACAACTACGATCGCCTCTCGAGCTTCGTGATGTCGCCGTCGCTCACCGAACTCGGCTCCGAAACCCTGCTGGTGAAATCGACCGAGCAGGCCAACGACTTCCACCATGGCGGTGAGCTCGAGTTCGACCCCACCGGCCAGTACCTCTACTGGGCCGTGGGCAACAACACCAGACCTTCGGAGAACTCCCAGGACCTGACCAACATCCACGGCAAGATCCTGCGGCTGAACCGCGATGGCTCGGCCGCCGCGGGCAACCCGTTCATCACCGATTCCAACGAGATCACCCAGCGGATCTACGCCTACGGCCTGCGCAACCCGTTCCGGTTCGGCTTTGATCCCGATACCGGGGCCCTGCTGGCCGGAGACGTTGGCGAGGGCTCGTGGGAAGAGCTCAATCTCATTGTGGCAGGCGCGAATTACGGTTGGCCGGCGGCGGAGGGGCCGTGCGACAACTGCGGTTACGTCAACCCTCTTTACGCTTATCCGCACGCCCAGCCCACCAACAGCGGTTCCATCACGTCCGTGCTGGTTCTCGACGACGATTCGACACCGGCGGGGCAACGCAAAGTTCTGATCGCCGACTACTCGCTGGGCTGGATCCGCGAACTGACCTTCGACGACGAGTACTCGAGCCTGATCAGCGAGCGCACCTTCGACAGCGCGGCCGGCGCTGCCGTCAAGCTCACCCAGGCACCGAACGGCGACATCTACCAGCTGAACATCTACCCCGGTGTGTTGTCGGTGATCGCCCCGTCGGGTGGTAACCGGTCACCGGTCGCAGTCATCGAGGCCTCAACCACATCCGGAGCCGGAAACCAGCTCCAGGTCGACTTCTCGGCAGGACAGTCAAGCGATCCGGACGGTGATCCGCTGACGTACCGCTGGGATTTCGGCAACGGCCAGACCTCGACGGTTGCCGATCCCACGGTCGTGTTCACCAACTCCGGTACCTACACCGCGTACACCGTCACCCTCACCGTCAGCGACGGTGAGAAGCAGAATGTCACGACGCAGCGCATCGTCGTCGGAAGTACCCCTCCGGCAGCTGATTTCGAGGTCACCAGTCCCGGTGGCTACAACTACAACGCCGGCGACACGGTGACCTTCAGGGCCGAGGCCGACGACGTTCAGGACGGCACGCTGCCCGCCAGCGCGTACACGTGGACGGTCGAGTTCCACCATGCCGACCACAAGCACCCGTTCCTGGCCGACATCACCGGGCCGGATCTGAGCTTCCGGGTGCCCACGGATTACGACCAGCTGGCCAACACCTACTACAAGGTGATCTTGACGGTGACCGACAGCAGTGGTCTGACCACCACCACCGTCAAGGACGTCCGCCCCAATCTCGTCACGCTCACCTTCGGCGCCAATGATCCCGAGGCGCGGTACACGATTGACGGAATTCCGCATACCGGAACGTATTCGGAGCAGTCAGTGGTGGGAGTCACCAGGACGCTCGGGGCCATCTCACCGCAAACCATCGGAGGTCAGCAGATGGTGTTCGGTTCCTGGTCCGACGGCGGAGCAGCCACCCACACGGTGGTGGTTCCGGGTTCCGACACCAGCTACACGGTCAACTACGTGTCCTCGGCGTTGTGA